A single window of Pseudophryne corroboree isolate aPseCor3 chromosome 5, aPseCor3.hap2, whole genome shotgun sequence DNA harbors:
- the LOC134929480 gene encoding putative nuclease HARBI1 has protein sequence MMEPFSDQIVMFMLAASMMEEESADEHQDPGQQMSALGEPVLRVSFPRPRQYRTRRELEDLSEFEVIQNYRLSTRDIYSLFALLEADLEPRARTNRAISGFQKLLGTLHFLASGTFQPTLSQTCGFSQSTLSRCITQVIRAFRKLTIQYITFPETDSECREIKLGFFNKYKFPNVLGAIDCTHVQIRPPRNSEECFRNRKQFHSLNVQAVCDVNMRFLNIFVGFPGSSHDSFILSQSSLFDKFETGNMPGGWLLGDAGYPNKPWLLTPLSNPVGRAEKRYQETHIASRQIIERAFGVLKSRFRCLDTSGGALLYSPSKVCGMVNVHVVFYTTYVSQTVCR, from the exons atgatggagcctttttctgaccagattgtgatgttcatgctggctgcaagcatgatggaggaagaaagtgctgatgaacatcaggatccaggtcagcaaatgtctgcattgggtgagccagtattgcgggtttcatttccacgtccacgccagtatcgcactaggcgtgaactggaggatctcagcgagttcgaggtgatacaaaattatcgcttatcgactcgcgacatatattcgctgttcgctctgttggaggccgacttggaacctcgggcacggacaaatcgtgcaatcagcggttttcagaaactgctggggacgttacattttttggcgtcaggcacattccagcctacactgtctcaaacatgcggtttttcacagtcgacactgtcgcgctgtataacccaggtcattagggctttccgcaaattgacgatccagtacattacatttccagagacggacagcgaatgtcgtgagatcaaattaggctttttcaacaaatacaaatttcccaatgtgctgggcgcgattgactgtacccacgtgcagatcagaccgccacggaattcagaggaatgttttcggaaccgaaaacagttccattccctgaacgtgcaagcggtctgtgatgtaaacatgagatttttgaacatttttgttggatttcctggatcatctcacgactccttcatcctaagccagtcatcgctgtttgacaagttcgaaacaggaaacatgcctggtggctggctgttag gcgatgcgggttatccaaacaaaccgtggctgttgaccccattgtctaatcctgttggtagagcagaaaaacgttaccaagagacacacattgcatcgaggcaaataattgaacgtgccttcggtgtacttaaaagccggtttcgatgtttagacacttctggcggtgctcttttgtactcaccgtcgaaggtttgcggcatggtaaatgtgcatgttgtattttacacaacatatgtgtcgcaaaccgtttgccggtga